Proteins from a single region of Hordeum vulgare subsp. vulgare chromosome 6H, MorexV3_pseudomolecules_assembly, whole genome shotgun sequence:
- the LOC123405184 gene encoding uncharacterized protein LOC123405184 yields the protein MAASEGLESKYCILLEITELRALQVIMYKCLFRSLCRVGIGHRGNCLQVVQTLPIFCVWSPFIRLYKSCDTTNQRVQFDIEPCGKHLATGGQDGMVHIYDLQGGQWVTGFQAAADTVNGFTFHPYLPLATTSSGHRRFGMEDEFKEESSLAGDEKCCSVWKFSCSQEA from the exons ATGGCGGCATCG GAAGGTCTCGAGTCCAAATACTGTATTCTCCTCGAGATTACCGAGCTGAGGGCACTTCAGGTCATTATGTACAAATGCCTCTTCAGGTCATTATGTAGAGTTGGAATTGGTCATCGTGGAAATTGTTTACAA GTTGTACAAACTCTTCCCATTTTCTGTGTGTGGAGTCCCTTCATTAGGTTGTACAAATCGTGTGATACTACTAATCAAAGAGTACAATTTGATATTGAGCCCTGTGGCAAGCATCTTGCCACTGGTGGGCAG GACGGCATGGTCCATATTTACGACCTTCAAGGTGGCCAGTGGGTGACAGGCTTCCAAGCAGCTGCTG ATACTGTCAACGGTTTCACCTTTCATCCATACCTTCCTCTTGCTACAACATCATCTGGGCACAGAAGATTTGGTATGGAAGATGAATTCAAAGAGGAATCGAGTTTGGCAG GCGATGAGAAATGCTGCTCCGTCTGGAAGTTTTCTTGCTCACAAGAAGCTTGA